Within Acidimicrobiales bacterium, the genomic segment GGTGACCCAGTCGAAGCCGAGCTCCTCGGTCAACCAGCACTCGACGACCCGGTGCCGGCGCACCACCGCGGTGGCGGCCCGCTCCCCCTCCTCGGTGAACGCGACCGTCCTGCCGGGGCCCACCGTCACCAGGCCGTCTCGTACCAGCCGCTGCAGGCCCACGCTCACGGTCGGGGCGCTGACCCCCATCCACTCCGCCAGCCGCCCGGGGCGCACCTCCTGGCCCTCGTGGGACAGGTAGTAGATCGCCTCGAGGTAGCGCGCCGCTGCGGGCGAAGGTGCCGGGTGCCCGCCCCCCGTCCTCTCGTCCCCGAACGCCACGTCATCCTTGGGCCCGTCATCCTTGGGCCCGTCGTCCTTGGGCCCGTCGTCCTTGGGGGCGTCATTCCCGGCGCCAGCAACCTTAGCCACGGCTAAGTCGGCCATACGCCCATACTAATCCAGGGCCCGGGGGATGCAGAGATGCCAGGGGGCGTAGCGTTTCGGCCCGATGACCGCGACCGAGGATGCCGCTGCATTGGGCGAGCACCCGGTCGACGCCCTGCGCCGCAACGGCTACTCCCGCTACCGGGCCTTCGACAGGGAGGAATGGGCGGCCCTGCGGGCCGCCACCCCGCTCCCCCTGACCGAGGACGACCTCGACCGGCTGCGGGGCCTCAACGAGGCGGTCGACCTCCAGGAGGTCACCGATGTCTACCTCCCGCTGTCCCGCCTCCTCAACCTCTACGTCGGTGCCACCCAGAAGCTCCACCAGGCGGCCAACACCTTCCTCGGCCACCCGGCGCTGAAGGTGCCGTACGTCATCGGGATCGCCGGGAGCGTGGCCGTCGGCAAGAGCACCACCGCCCGCATCCTGCAGGCCCTACTCGACCGGTGGCCCGACCACCCCAAGGTGGACCTGGTCACGACCGACGGCTTCCTGCATCCCAACCGGGTCCTCGAGGAGCGGGGCCTCATGGACCGCAAGGGCTTCCCCGAGAGCTACGACCAGCGCCGGCTCGTCGATTTCATGCTGGCGGTCAAGTCCGGGGCGCCCGAGGTGGCCGCCCCCGTCTACTCCCACCAGGCCTACGACATCATCCCCGGAGAGTCCCAGGTGGTGCGCCGGCCCGACATCGTGATCGTCGAGGGCCTCAACGTGCTGCAGGGACCGCCCGAGCGCGGCGGCTCGGTGCGGCTGTTCGTCTCGGACTTCTTCGACTTCTCGATCTACGTCGACGCCGAGGAGTCCGACATCGAGAAGTGGTACGTGGAGCGGTTCTTCACCCTGCGCGACACCGTGTTCCGCGACCCGCACTCGTTCTTCCACCGCTTCGCCTCGCTCGACACCGAGCAGGCGGTGGCGACCGCTCGGGGCATCTGGGGCTCGATCAACGCCGTGAACCTGC encodes:
- a CDS encoding metal-dependent transcriptional regulator — translated: MADLAVAKVAGAGNDAPKDDGPKDDGPKDDGPKDDVAFGDERTGGGHPAPSPAAARYLEAIYYLSHEGQEVRPGRLAEWMGVSAPTVSVGLQRLVRDGLVTVGPGRTVAFTEEGERAATAVVRRHRVVECWLTEELGFDWVTADAEAERVAHSLSDVVLQRLYEKLGQPATCPHGNQIPGALQDRRDLVSLVALRPGAPARVARISELAEHDSPQVLGLLDSEGVVPGARLAVEGGTGDPGVVVVSVDGRQVALSRSTAAAVWVETSA
- the coaA gene encoding type I pantothenate kinase, with amino-acid sequence MTATEDAAALGEHPVDALRRNGYSRYRAFDREEWAALRAATPLPLTEDDLDRLRGLNEAVDLQEVTDVYLPLSRLLNLYVGATQKLHQAANTFLGHPALKVPYVIGIAGSVAVGKSTTARILQALLDRWPDHPKVDLVTTDGFLHPNRVLEERGLMDRKGFPESYDQRRLVDFMLAVKSGAPEVAAPVYSHQAYDIIPGESQVVRRPDIVIVEGLNVLQGPPERGGSVRLFVSDFFDFSIYVDAEESDIEKWYVERFFTLRDTVFRDPHSFFHRFASLDTEQAVATARGIWGSINAVNLRENVLPTRERAHLILEKAADHAVHRVHLRKL